One segment of Sandaracinaceae bacterium DNA contains the following:
- a CDS encoding TonB C-terminal domain-containing protein yields MNLVADRSLHVDPSDGRPETALGWGFIGLLELVGGVVVVVALPLAVMAFVAVMGLISWMLTDTLAELAGQTEEDLAAVLEEEDIIEARFVQLGRDFREELPNREVPLLDTAPRQPSEVPTLDTPTEQAEPTERVETPPDAVEDEVLRDVLNRSQIFAEIAEEREREGSPDGIEEGTETEGTEGDIYRGRIKSMFQRGWRLPVTMSREAASSLTAVARIRIGPNLEIVSFEIQRSSGDPLFDQSVIDQITRLQATDQRIPPPPEEVAAQYIDTTIAVRFSGRQASR; encoded by the coding sequence GTGAACCTCGTCGCCGACCGCAGCCTCCACGTCGACCCGAGCGACGGCCGCCCCGAGACCGCGCTCGGCTGGGGCTTCATCGGCCTGCTCGAGCTCGTGGGCGGCGTCGTGGTGGTGGTGGCGCTGCCCCTCGCCGTGATGGCGTTCGTGGCCGTGATGGGCCTGATCAGCTGGATGCTCACCGACACCCTCGCCGAGCTCGCGGGGCAAACCGAGGAGGACCTCGCGGCGGTCCTCGAAGAGGAAGACATCATCGAGGCGCGCTTCGTCCAGCTCGGGCGCGACTTCCGCGAGGAGCTGCCCAACCGCGAGGTCCCGCTGCTCGACACCGCGCCGCGCCAGCCCTCGGAGGTGCCCACCCTGGACACCCCGACCGAGCAGGCGGAGCCGACCGAGCGGGTCGAGACGCCGCCCGACGCGGTCGAGGACGAGGTGCTGCGCGACGTGCTGAACCGCTCACAGATCTTCGCGGAGATCGCGGAGGAGCGGGAGCGCGAGGGGAGCCCGGACGGCATCGAAGAGGGCACCGAGACCGAGGGCACCGAGGGCGACATCTACCGCGGCCGCATCAAGTCGATGTTCCAGCGTGGATGGCGGCTCCCGGTGACGATGTCTCGAGAGGCCGCGTCGAGCCTGACGGCGGTCGCGCGGATCCGGATCGGGCCCAACCTCGAGATCGTCTCCTTCGAGATCCAGCGCTCGAGCGGCGACCCGCTCTTCGACCAGTCGGTGATCGACCAGATCACGCGCTTGCAGGCGACGGACCAGCGCATCCCCCCTCCCCCCGAGGAGGTCGCCGCCCAGTACATCGACACCACGATCGCCGTCCGCTTCT
- a CDS encoding ExbD/TolR family protein yields MGMSGGSTGGGRAPLSEINVTPLVDVMLVLLIIFMVTAPLLTAGVEVDLPDADAEPMPLEEEKLLLIIDAGRHVYIKVVGQEAEGEAGEPVELPYQRYEDLRSLLQSNRLIQGAEEVYIQADENVKYGFVAQVLAIVRQAGVENVGLVTDPRDEGIMLPPDGASPPPEAAPTEASE; encoded by the coding sequence ATGGGCATGAGCGGCGGCAGCACCGGGGGCGGACGCGCGCCCCTGAGCGAGATCAACGTGACGCCCCTCGTGGACGTCATGCTCGTCCTGCTCATCATCTTCATGGTCACCGCGCCGCTCCTGACGGCGGGCGTGGAGGTCGATCTCCCGGACGCGGACGCCGAGCCGATGCCGCTCGAGGAGGAGAAGCTCCTCCTCATCATCGACGCGGGACGGCACGTCTACATCAAGGTGGTCGGCCAGGAGGCCGAGGGCGAGGCGGGCGAGCCGGTGGAGCTCCCCTATCAGCGCTACGAGGATCTCCGCTCCCTGCTGCAGAGCAACCGGCTCATCCAGGGCGCGGAGGAGGTCTACATCCAGGCCGACGAGAACGTGAAGTACGGCTTCGTCGCCCAGGTGCTCGCGATCGTGCGCCAAGCCGGGGTGGAGAACGTGGGTCTGGTCACCGACCCCCGGGACGAGGGCATCATGCTCCCGCCCGACGGGGCCTCGCCGCCCCCCGAAGCCGCGCCTACGGAAGCCTCCGAGTGA
- a CDS encoding MotA/TolQ/ExbB proton channel family protein, which produces MPPLVFLQATGSEEAAAAATSTVAAETGFWDVMLNAPPEVKFLVVTLIVMFLVSFFIMGVKAVRMFSASRQSQKFLDQFWGDDGGAHWEPQRLETLYSGIKAMSGSPVAKVFHAGYVELARVSGVAKEDSIENIERALRRASVTEMTKLEALLPFLATTGSTAPFIGLLGTVLGILDVFNHIGGGDGSLEVIGPKIAEALYVTAVGLAAAIPAVMAYNYFIRRIRVLESEVETFAHDYLNIVKRHFL; this is translated from the coding sequence ATGCCTCCTCTGGTCTTCCTCCAAGCAACGGGCTCCGAAGAAGCCGCCGCCGCCGCCACGAGCACGGTCGCGGCCGAGACGGGCTTCTGGGACGTCATGCTCAACGCGCCGCCCGAGGTGAAATTCCTCGTGGTGACGCTCATCGTGATGTTCCTGGTCAGCTTCTTCATCATGGGCGTCAAGGCGGTGCGGATGTTCTCCGCGTCCCGCCAGAGCCAGAAGTTCCTCGACCAGTTCTGGGGCGACGACGGCGGGGCCCACTGGGAGCCCCAGCGCCTCGAGACCCTCTACTCCGGCATCAAGGCGATGAGCGGCTCCCCGGTCGCGAAGGTCTTCCACGCCGGCTACGTGGAGCTGGCCCGGGTCAGCGGCGTCGCCAAGGAGGACTCGATCGAGAACATCGAGCGGGCGCTCCGGCGCGCGAGCGTGACCGAGATGACCAAGCTCGAGGCGCTGCTCCCGTTCCTGGCCACCACCGGCTCGACGGCGCCCTTCATCGGCCTGCTCGGCACCGTGCTCGGCATCCTCGACGTCTTCAACCACATCGGCGGCGGCGACGGCAGCCTCGAGGTCATCGGTCCGAAGATCGCCGAGGCGCTCTACGTCACCGCGGTCGGGCTCGCGGCCGCCATCCCGGCCGTCATGGCCTACAACTACTTCATCCGACGCATCCGGGTGCTCGAGAGCGAGGTCGAGACCTTCGCCCACGACTACCTGAACATCGTCAAGAGGCATTTCCTCTAG
- a CDS encoding radical SAM protein yields the protein MTVELLHETQSDQNRRFEVGLADGARVEAVLYRDDSLCISSQVGCAVACPFCASGANGLGRPLSLEELIGQVEAVRALGAPLRRVTVSGVGEPLHNRATADFIAWCRAERLAPSLTTSGGPVERLREALHLHHNGLTISVHAGTEETRAQAVPKGPALEPLYAVLRDELPTLSRSRQRKIALAYLLIADLNDADADVDAFVRRTAPLGVWAHLYAYNPVPTSAHRAVSRERYEAVYRRMSAGGLKVRMSCKARVEPNGGCGTLVALRRRGGRVDSPASPVL from the coding sequence ATGACCGTGGAGCTGCTGCACGAGACGCAGAGCGACCAGAACCGCCGCTTCGAGGTGGGGCTGGCCGACGGCGCGCGCGTCGAGGCGGTCCTCTACCGGGACGACAGCCTCTGCATCTCCAGCCAGGTCGGCTGCGCGGTGGCCTGCCCCTTCTGCGCCTCGGGGGCGAACGGGCTCGGGCGGCCGCTCTCGCTCGAGGAGCTGATCGGTCAGGTCGAGGCGGTCCGGGCCCTCGGAGCCCCGCTCCGGCGGGTCACGGTCAGCGGGGTCGGCGAGCCGCTCCACAACCGGGCCACCGCCGATTTCATCGCCTGGTGCCGCGCCGAGCGCCTCGCGCCGAGCCTCACCACGAGCGGCGGCCCGGTCGAGCGTCTCCGCGAGGCGCTGCACCTCCACCACAACGGGCTGACGATCTCGGTGCACGCGGGCACGGAGGAGACGCGCGCGCAGGCGGTCCCGAAGGGCCCCGCGCTCGAGCCGCTCTACGCCGTGCTCCGGGACGAGCTGCCGACGCTCAGCCGCTCGCGCCAGCGCAAGATCGCCCTCGCCTACCTGCTGATCGCCGACCTGAACGACGCGGACGCCGACGTCGACGCGTTCGTGAGGCGAACCGCCCCACTCGGGGTCTGGGCGCACCTCTACGCCTACAACCCCGTGCCGACGAGCGCGCACCGCGCGGTGAGCCGGGAGCGCTACGAGGCGGTCTACCGCCGGATGAGCGCGGGCGGCCTGAAGGTCCGCATGAGCTGCAAGGCGCGCGTCGAGCCCAACGGCGGCTGCGGGACCCTCGTGGCGCTGCGACGACGCGGCGGTCGCGTTGACAGTCCCGCCAGCCCCGTGCTTTAG
- a CDS encoding serine/threonine-protein kinase: protein MTNPGGFDAPTVIDPPAEVPIDVEALDSSDFERVTLVDLPTIVRYDKYELLGRLAYGGMAEIFLAREVGQQNTCRMMVVKRVLPHVAEDPHFVDMFVDEARLAMQLSHPNICHVYSFGEAEGTYYIAMEWVNGMPLSKIIRRAKDGEGLPIPLVLKVIAQVAEALDYAHRASDASGEPLGVVHRDVSPQNVMVSYDGVVKLLDFGIAKAASHSTRTEAGVIKGKFAYMSPQQCVGEPIDARADIFALGICLFEALTGKNPFRRKTEFDTMTRIVGDPTPDARERRADIPDAIQDVLDKALMKQPERRFQTAGEMQMAIEAVIPTLGMPVNSTRIGEYVSHLFSDVVRDGPSLDTRIQEAPPPLSGTGQSGESGRSVPRRPRPPGSTELDAEAMPPAAASMPPPKSSFGAIAGVMVLFALVALAGLGATGAWLLLGRGEPQAVAVQTPPAPAPTPPAAPDPTPLVAPTGPMPGSVFLESDPSGASVRFGDRGEVGTTPLEIGMIQPGTYDVRVELDGHEPYEGRVTVVAGRRASLTAELERVRRQIARRPHGPPGRLSLNTRPWSKVYVGRRLLGTTPIGRVEVPSGTVRLRLVDRDGAEHRRAVRVPPGEHVTESFDLRE, encoded by the coding sequence ATGACGAACCCCGGCGGCTTCGACGCGCCGACGGTGATCGACCCCCCCGCCGAGGTGCCCATCGACGTCGAGGCCCTCGACTCGAGCGACTTCGAGCGGGTCACCCTCGTCGATCTCCCGACCATCGTCCGCTACGACAAGTACGAGCTGCTCGGGCGCCTCGCCTATGGCGGCATGGCGGAGATCTTCCTCGCCCGCGAGGTCGGCCAGCAGAACACCTGCCGCATGATGGTGGTCAAGCGCGTCCTGCCGCACGTGGCCGAGGACCCGCACTTCGTGGACATGTTCGTCGACGAGGCCCGGCTCGCGATGCAGCTGAGCCACCCGAACATCTGCCACGTCTACAGCTTCGGGGAGGCCGAGGGCACCTACTACATCGCGATGGAGTGGGTGAACGGCATGCCGCTGTCGAAGATCATCCGCCGCGCGAAGGACGGCGAGGGGCTGCCGATCCCGCTCGTGCTCAAGGTCATCGCCCAGGTCGCGGAGGCGCTCGACTACGCCCACCGCGCCTCGGACGCGTCGGGCGAGCCGCTCGGCGTCGTGCACCGCGACGTCAGCCCGCAGAACGTGATGGTCAGCTACGACGGCGTGGTGAAGCTGCTCGACTTCGGGATCGCGAAGGCGGCCAGCCACAGCACCCGCACCGAGGCCGGGGTCATCAAGGGCAAGTTCGCCTACATGTCGCCGCAGCAGTGCGTGGGCGAGCCCATCGACGCGCGGGCCGACATCTTCGCGCTGGGCATCTGCTTGTTCGAGGCGCTGACCGGGAAGAACCCGTTCCGGCGCAAGACCGAGTTCGACACCATGACACGCATCGTCGGCGACCCCACGCCGGACGCGCGCGAGCGCCGGGCCGACATCCCCGACGCCATCCAGGACGTGCTCGACAAGGCGCTGATGAAGCAGCCCGAGCGGCGCTTCCAGACCGCGGGCGAGATGCAGATGGCCATCGAGGCGGTGATCCCGACCCTCGGCATGCCGGTCAACTCCACCCGCATCGGCGAGTACGTCTCGCACCTCTTCTCCGACGTGGTCCGCGACGGGCCGTCGCTCGACACCCGCATCCAGGAGGCGCCGCCGCCGCTCTCGGGGACGGGGCAGTCGGGCGAGTCCGGGCGCTCCGTGCCGCGTCGCCCGCGCCCGCCTGGATCGACCGAGCTGGACGCCGAGGCGATGCCGCCCGCGGCCGCCTCGATGCCGCCCCCGAAGTCGAGCTTCGGCGCGATCGCCGGGGTGATGGTGCTCTTCGCGCTGGTCGCGCTCGCCGGTCTGGGTGCGACGGGGGCCTGGCTCCTGCTCGGGCGGGGCGAGCCGCAGGCGGTGGCCGTCCAGACGCCGCCCGCCCCCGCTCCGACCCCGCCCGCGGCCCCCGACCCGACCCCGCTCGTCGCGCCGACCGGGCCGATGCCGGGCTCCGTCTTCCTCGAGAGCGATCCGTCGGGCGCGTCGGTGCGCTTCGGCGACCGCGGCGAGGTGGGCACCACCCCGCTCGAGATCGGGATGATCCAGCCCGGCACCTACGACGTCAGGGTGGAGCTCGACGGGCACGAGCCCTACGAAGGCCGCGTGACCGTGGTGGCGGGCCGCCGCGCCTCGCTCACCGCCGAGCTGGAGCGCGTGCGCCGACAGATCGCGCGGCGCCCACACGGTCCGCCGGGGCGGCTGTCGCTCAACACGCGGCCCTGGTCCAAGGTCTACGTCGGGCGCCGGCTCCTCGGGACGACCCCGATCGGCCGGGTCGAGGTGCCGAGCGGTACGGTCCGGCTCCGCCTCGTCGACCGAGACGGAGCCGAGCATCGCCGGGCGGTCCGGGTTCCTCCGGGCGAGCACGTGACCGAGAGCTTCGACCTGCGCGAGTAG
- a CDS encoding protein kinase, translating into MSEARYELVELLGAGGMGRVYRAVHHPSGEEVAVKLLHPEVREDPLHARLFLDEATAAAKIDDPRVVRLLDLGRDEGGYPFLVMQLARGPSLEALIDQWIGWRPIAAALVGTLEGLAAAHAAGVVHRDLKPANVLLEPMTGSAQILDFGVAALIDPLRDQIRDGVVGTPEYMPPEQLLGRGPFGPWTDLYAVGVMLAQIVRGRSPFADQESLSGLLIAKAHHLTPRALPGPREGLHVPPALQDLIERLLSPHPRERPRFAISVADELRRLAEQVVDEVPPHAVGIFESSESAQMTTIDTKSDPTQPGSITHPGVDLPFCLPAPVDIELGAALARLRPPPMVGREAERRALEETLDEVVRTQLPRLVAYVGEAGIGKSRLARWGMAHVERTGLMESASGGYDASGADLAGGLRHALRRLVGVPTEGWVDSWGWFSEEPGLDLDALVRYLRADDGDEPLAAEAVCQLAHATLRAVGRSRPIYLWLDDLAWARDGALDLALRLLEARDVPVLVVATFRPGAAQAPLVRERLEALLAHPRAAVTRLSELDLDARSELLSGLAPLASGIAASLAERLEGSPLLLEQLVRDWIDRGLLVPEGGALQTRGGASVDELLVERPLSALLADRITDVFEAFGERAALAEAVLGRAALLGGRFERSALVAACARRPSLAAVLDEVLDQALLLGVIRSQRGRVYAFDHGMLHEAMVARVERGEGSQATFVDAANGLQARYGKERPDIAALTSDLLWRAGERELAWERRLRAITRAAWAGDDFVAGGYLAVARDWARSDDARRAQVEHAEARVHYFALRYDRALTHLTTARELAEAAGDALLVWRCKGLEADVVFYQDRFARAETIAEEIWAGCVGEAIDALDARQQAAHRLADLAVLRDDLPEALAWFERATEVAEQSGKPWRVRVELLNRSEMLAAMDRLPEARALQAEVIARAKKERDDDGVMAASEAKARLDAVGGEAEAARRFLAPRVAEVREGGDAWRLTSLLLYLALATVVLGEDASAAVEDFARAFEAVPHEEALTLHTMRALAGRLEDAGQFRLAHRVDALLEARRAAHRAGFQEE; encoded by the coding sequence ATGAGCGAAGCGCGGTACGAGCTGGTGGAGCTCCTGGGCGCGGGCGGGATGGGCCGCGTCTACCGCGCGGTGCACCACCCGAGCGGAGAGGAGGTCGCGGTCAAGCTCCTCCACCCGGAGGTGCGCGAGGACCCGCTGCACGCGCGCCTGTTCCTCGACGAGGCGACCGCGGCGGCCAAGATCGACGACCCACGCGTCGTGCGCCTGCTGGATCTCGGTCGAGACGAGGGCGGCTACCCGTTCCTCGTGATGCAGCTCGCGCGCGGCCCGTCGCTGGAGGCGCTCATCGACCAGTGGATCGGCTGGCGCCCCATCGCCGCCGCGCTCGTCGGCACGCTCGAGGGCCTGGCCGCGGCGCACGCGGCCGGCGTGGTGCACCGCGACCTGAAGCCGGCGAACGTCCTGCTCGAGCCGATGACGGGGAGCGCGCAGATCCTCGACTTCGGCGTCGCGGCGCTGATCGATCCCCTGCGCGATCAGATCCGGGACGGCGTGGTCGGGACCCCCGAGTACATGCCGCCCGAGCAGCTCCTCGGCCGCGGGCCGTTCGGGCCCTGGACCGATCTCTACGCGGTGGGCGTGATGCTCGCTCAGATCGTGCGGGGCCGCTCGCCGTTCGCGGATCAGGAGAGCCTGAGCGGCCTGCTGATCGCGAAGGCGCACCACCTCACGCCGCGCGCGCTGCCCGGTCCGCGGGAGGGCCTCCACGTCCCGCCCGCCCTGCAGGACCTCATCGAGCGCCTGCTCAGCCCGCACCCGCGTGAGCGGCCGCGCTTCGCGATCTCCGTGGCGGACGAGCTGCGCCGGCTCGCGGAGCAGGTCGTGGACGAGGTCCCGCCGCACGCGGTCGGCATCTTCGAGTCGTCCGAGAGCGCGCAGATGACGACGATCGACACCAAGAGCGATCCGACGCAGCCGGGCAGCATCACGCACCCGGGGGTGGACCTGCCGTTCTGCCTCCCCGCGCCGGTCGACATCGAGCTGGGCGCCGCGCTCGCGCGCCTGCGTCCGCCCCCGATGGTGGGGCGTGAGGCGGAGCGGAGGGCGCTCGAGGAGACCCTCGACGAGGTGGTGCGCACCCAGCTGCCGCGGCTCGTCGCGTACGTGGGCGAGGCCGGCATCGGCAAGAGCCGCCTCGCGCGCTGGGGCATGGCGCACGTCGAGCGGACGGGGCTCATGGAGAGCGCGTCCGGGGGCTACGACGCGAGCGGCGCGGATCTGGCGGGTGGGCTCCGGCACGCCTTGCGGCGCCTCGTGGGCGTGCCGACCGAGGGCTGGGTCGACAGCTGGGGCTGGTTCTCCGAGGAGCCCGGCCTCGATCTCGACGCGCTCGTCCGATATCTCCGCGCGGACGACGGCGACGAGCCTCTCGCGGCGGAGGCGGTCTGCCAGCTCGCGCACGCCACCTTGCGGGCCGTGGGCCGCAGCCGCCCGATCTATCTCTGGCTCGACGACCTCGCGTGGGCCCGCGACGGCGCGCTGGACCTGGCGCTGCGCCTGCTCGAGGCGCGCGACGTGCCGGTCCTCGTGGTCGCCACGTTCCGCCCGGGCGCCGCCCAGGCGCCGCTCGTCCGGGAGCGTCTCGAGGCCCTGCTGGCGCACCCGCGCGCCGCGGTCACCCGTCTCTCCGAGCTGGATCTCGACGCGCGGAGCGAGCTGCTCTCGGGGCTCGCGCCCCTGGCGAGCGGGATCGCCGCGTCGCTCGCCGAGCGGCTCGAGGGCTCGCCGCTCCTGCTCGAGCAGCTGGTCCGGGACTGGATCGACCGAGGGCTGCTCGTGCCGGAGGGCGGCGCGCTCCAGACGCGCGGCGGCGCGTCGGTCGACGAGCTCCTGGTGGAGCGGCCGCTCTCGGCGCTGCTCGCCGATCGCATCACCGACGTCTTCGAGGCGTTCGGGGAGCGGGCGGCGCTGGCCGAGGCCGTGCTCGGGCGGGCGGCGCTCCTCGGAGGGCGCTTCGAGCGGTCCGCGCTGGTCGCGGCGTGCGCGCGCCGCCCGTCGCTCGCGGCCGTGCTCGACGAGGTGCTCGACCAGGCGCTCCTGCTCGGCGTGATCCGATCGCAGCGCGGCCGCGTGTACGCGTTCGACCACGGCATGCTCCACGAGGCGATGGTGGCGCGGGTGGAGCGCGGCGAGGGCAGTCAAGCAACCTTCGTGGACGCCGCGAACGGCCTCCAGGCGCGCTACGGCAAGGAGCGGCCGGACATCGCGGCGCTCACCTCGGATCTGCTCTGGCGCGCGGGGGAGCGCGAGCTCGCCTGGGAGCGGCGGCTCCGCGCGATCACGCGCGCGGCGTGGGCGGGCGACGACTTCGTGGCCGGAGGCTACCTCGCGGTCGCGCGCGACTGGGCGCGGAGCGACGACGCGAGGCGCGCGCAGGTGGAGCACGCCGAGGCCCGCGTGCACTACTTCGCGCTCCGCTACGACCGCGCGCTGACGCACCTGACGACGGCGCGTGAGCTGGCCGAGGCGGCGGGCGACGCGCTGCTCGTCTGGCGCTGCAAGGGGCTCGAGGCCGACGTCGTCTTCTACCAGGACCGCTTCGCGCGGGCGGAGACGATCGCGGAGGAGATCTGGGCCGGCTGCGTCGGCGAGGCCATCGACGCGCTGGACGCCCGCCAGCAGGCCGCGCACCGGCTCGCCGACCTCGCCGTGCTGCGCGACGATCTCCCGGAGGCCCTCGCCTGGTTCGAGCGCGCCACCGAAGTGGCCGAGCAGTCGGGCAAGCCGTGGCGCGTGCGCGTGGAGCTGCTCAACCGGTCCGAGATGCTCGCGGCGATGGATCGCCTCCCCGAGGCGCGCGCGCTCCAGGCGGAGGTGATCGCGCGGGCGAAGAAGGAGCGCGACGACGACGGCGTCATGGCGGCGAGCGAGGCGAAGGCGCGCCTCGACGCGGTCGGTGGGGAGGCGGAGGCGGCGAGGCGCTTCCTCGCGCCGCGCGTCGCGGAGGTGCGCGAGGGGGGAGACGCTTGGCGGCTGACGAGCCTGCTCCTGTACCTGGCCCTGGCCACGGTGGTGCTCGGTGAGGATGCGTCGGCGGCGGTGGAGGACTTCGCGCGCGCGTTCGAGGCGGTCCCGCACGAGGAGGCGCTCACGCTGCACACGATGCGCGCGCTCGCGGGGCGGCTGGAGGACGCGGGGCAGTTCCGCCTGGCCCATCGCGTCGACGCGCTGCTCGAGGCGCGCCGCGCCGCCCATCGCGCTGGGTTCCAGGAAGAATGA
- a CDS encoding DUF4013 domain-containing protein has protein sequence MTIDLRHPLTLRNSLRFPLQSRAARRDILIGGLWLLVPVLGWLLNMGHRVRVVHRMHAGQTPWPAWERPGELLKHGALTFLGMAWYGWPGVTLTALGAWLESGWLLALGGLLWLLAVIAIPGYMSHYCKRYDPREIFDPLRALRRVREGGLAYWKAWGIVVPVMLLSFLGLLGLGIGFVFTSVYFWQVAAFSFATVFTQRFDLDQADGPPGAATR, from the coding sequence ATGACGATCGACCTCCGCCACCCGCTGACCCTCCGCAACTCGCTGCGCTTCCCGCTCCAGTCTCGCGCCGCGCGGCGCGACATCCTGATCGGCGGCCTCTGGCTGCTCGTGCCCGTGCTCGGCTGGCTCCTCAACATGGGCCACCGAGTGCGCGTCGTGCACCGCATGCACGCCGGGCAGACGCCGTGGCCCGCTTGGGAGCGCCCGGGCGAGCTGCTGAAGCACGGCGCGCTCACCTTCCTCGGCATGGCCTGGTACGGCTGGCCGGGCGTGACCCTGACCGCGCTCGGCGCATGGCTCGAGTCGGGCTGGCTGCTCGCGCTGGGCGGGCTGCTCTGGCTCCTCGCGGTGATCGCGATCCCGGGGTACATGTCGCACTATTGCAAGCGGTATGACCCCCGTGAGATCTTCGACCCGCTCCGCGCCCTCCGCCGCGTGCGCGAGGGCGGGCTCGCCTACTGGAAGGCGTGGGGCATCGTCGTCCCGGTGATGCTGCTCTCCTTCCTCGGGCTGCTGGGCCTCGGGATCGGCTTCGTCTTCACGAGCGTCTACTTCTGGCAGGTCGCCGCTTTCAGCTTCGCGACCGTCTTCACCCAGCGCTTCGATCTGGACCAGGCAGACGGACCTCCCGGGGCCGCGACGCGTTGA